The Carassius auratus strain Wakin chromosome 40, ASM336829v1, whole genome shotgun sequence genome has a segment encoding these proteins:
- the LOC113058978 gene encoding uncharacterized membrane protein C3orf80-like — protein sequence MIFCYTVTDTSLTGQLDGRRMRLRTWLSVASGFMSLSCEAVRSCAEIQCDEDQRCCTRNSSSITSIHQLPLHSFLDNLEWLVRKLSGLLILLLLFVVGYFIQRLVCPRPRRQTPEEPSLLHGHASQDSLTGDFSSPVLMLPTYEEVNYLPTYEEIMMEVDGDNLNSSTEAIEERPATLQTSRRPRNSL from the coding sequence ATGATATTCTGTTACACTGTAACAGACACCAGCCTCACCGGACAGCTTGATGGTAGAAGGATGAGATTGAGGACATGGCTGAGTGTTGCGTCTGGGTTTATGAGCCTCTCCTGCGAGGCTGTGCGCAGTTGTGCAGAGATCCAGTGTGATGAAGACCAGCGATGTTGCACACGAAACAGCAGCAGCATCACGTCCATCCATCAACTCCCTCTGCACTCTTTCCTGGACAATCTGGAATGGTTGGTCCGTAAGCTGTCGGGACTGCTGATCCTGCTCTTGCTCTTCGTGGTGGGTTACTTCATTCAGCGGCTCGTATGTCCCCGTCCCCGCCGTCAGACGCCCGAGGAGCCATCACTTCTGCATGGACACGCGTCCCAGGACTCTCTCACAGGGGACTTCAGCTCCCCGGTGCTGATGCTTCCCACGTACGAGGAGGTGAACTATCTGCCCACATATGAGGAGATCATGATGGAGGTGGATGGAGACAATCTGAACTCAAGCACAGAGGCGATAGAGGAAAGACCAGCAACACTGCAAACATCTAGAAGACCCAGAAACTCTCTATAA